The sequence TCGCGGGTTCAAGTCCCGTCAGGGTCGCAACGCCTGAGTCAGCAAGTACGATTCAGGTTCCGGCCAGGTAGCTCAGTTGGTACGAGCGTCCGACTGAAAATCGGAAGGTCGACGGTTCGACCCCGTCCCTGGCCACCATCAAGAAGTGCTGCGCCGTTGGTCAGAAGGCTTTTTCGGGAATCTCCCGAGATCGGCTTCTGACCGGCGGCGCACTTCGTTTGCCGCTGTTTACCGATGCTTGTTGCACGCGGAGTGCACGGCCTGGCGGGGCTGTTGGGCGCCTGTCTGTCTCCGGAAGGTGACGACGCGCGAGCGGCACTCAGCCGGGCTGGCCACGTCCTTCCGTCACGACCGTGAGCCTGTCACGACGGAAGATCAGCGGCGCCGTGCCGGGCCGTCGGGAGAGGACGCCGTTCTCCGTGGCCGGCCCGGCAGTCAGCTGGCCATGACGCCCTGTTCCGGCCAGGTGCCCTCGTCGCGGTGGTGACGAAAGATCCACGCCAGCACGCGCCTCTCCAGCACGCCGAGGTCGTCCGGGATCGTCGGAACCTGCTTGTCGATGGTCAGCCGCGTGCGCATCTGATCGCGGGAGGGGCCGCAGACGTAGGTGACGTGGGTCCCGGTTTCCGTCGTCCTCTGGTAGTAGGCCATGAAAGCCACGGTGCGCACCTCTCGCTGAAGACTGTTCCGCGCCGGGAGGTTCCAGCGCCCGGACCGGATTCCCGGCTCCACCCTAGGCCCGGGCGGACGGGTAGTCTCCGGCGGCATGTCTGACGCCTCCGGCTTTCTCCGGGACACCGCCGATGCCTACGACGCGATGGTGACCGGCTACGTCGAGATGATCGACGGGCTGATGGACCGGCACCCTCTCGACCGGGCGATGCTGGGGGTTCTCGCCGAGCTGGTGCGGGGTGCCGGTGGCGGCCCGGTCGCCGACATCGGTTGTGGCCCGGGCGAGAACACCGATCTGCTGAGCAGGCTCGGACTCGACGCGTTCGGCATCGACCTGTCGCCGGGCATGATCGACCACGCCCGGCGCACCTATCCCGGTCTGCGCTTCGAGGTCGGCTCGATGCTCGGCCTAGACCTGCCCGACGCCTCGCTGGCCGGGGTGCTCGCCTGGTACTCGATCATCCATGTGCCCTGGGAGCGGCGGGCCGAGGTGTTCGCCGAGTTCCACCGGGTGCTGGCCCCGGGCGGGCACCTGCTGCTCGGCTTCCAGGTCGGCAGCGACAGCCGGCACCGGGACGAGGCCTTCGGCCGGCCGATCAACCTGGACTGGCGCCGGCAGCAGCCGGACGAGGTGATCGCCCTGCTGAGGCAGGCCGGGTTCCGGCTCTGGTCGAGCACGGTGCGCGAGAGTGACGGCCAGGAACCCACGGCACAGGGATTCGTTCTGGCGGTCCGGTCGTAGGACGTGTGGTGGCCGGGGTGCCGTCCTCGCTCGCTGGCCCCATGATCGGTCCATGCCCTTCGAGCGCATCGTCCTGATCTTCAACCCGAACAGCACCGGTGACGCCCAGGGGAAGGCCGCGGCGCTGCGGCAGGCGGTGCACGACGCCCACCCGGGGCTTCCGGTGGAACTGCGGCCCACCGAGTACGCCGGGCACGCCACCCTCCTCGCCCGTGAGGCCGCCGCCGAGGGACGTCCGGTGATCGTCTCGGTGAGCGGCGACGGCGGCTACAACGAGG is a genomic window of Kineosporia corallincola containing:
- a CDS encoding class I SAM-dependent methyltransferase, producing MSDASGFLRDTADAYDAMVTGYVEMIDGLMDRHPLDRAMLGVLAELVRGAGGGPVADIGCGPGENTDLLSRLGLDAFGIDLSPGMIDHARRTYPGLRFEVGSMLGLDLPDASLAGVLAWYSIIHVPWERRAEVFAEFHRVLAPGGHLLLGFQVGSDSRHRDEAFGRPINLDWRRQQPDEVIALLRQAGFRLWSSTVRESDGQEPTAQGFVLAVRS